A genomic window from Methanobacterium sp. BRmetb2 includes:
- a CDS encoding ABC transporter: protein MKILSLAKKEAFDILNNRIYLLVVFVQIFIVLGAFGLAVVSSIATDPDLMDQFQVNSEFKVGLSDEFKNSSLASYLKDENLNLIYFDSSQEAAAKVGSEIIATVDLTTARENISVQIDTTSVFYPVVSQKINLALNNYNKAVKLQKSGLNETEIKKVENPIQISEVKVNENDKADVALDNPYFVEIMYGFIVPFILLLPFFLASNIVTDSIVGERERKTFEVLLMTPLTSFMVVLGKIIPILSFSLIQSVAWIILLNFLRVPIYNPLLLFILLFFIGLGFIGIGVILSMLVDSTKEANSAITLVLVFATFILFVPLFVTIPYLDVILNIIPTVLIVKIASSPYINPELLLEFIPTILLSLIIFSVAVKYFKHERTIRL from the coding sequence ATGAAAATACTATCTCTGGCAAAGAAAGAGGCTTTTGATATACTAAATAACAGAATATATTTGCTGGTAGTTTTTGTACAAATATTTATCGTATTAGGTGCCTTTGGATTGGCGGTGGTAAGTTCTATTGCCACAGATCCAGATCTTATGGATCAATTTCAGGTTAACAGTGAATTTAAGGTTGGTTTATCCGATGAATTTAAAAATTCATCCCTTGCCAGTTATCTCAAAGATGAAAATTTAAATTTAATATATTTCGACAGTTCCCAAGAAGCTGCGGCCAAGGTAGGTTCTGAGATTATTGCAACAGTAGATTTAACTACTGCTAGAGAAAATATTTCGGTTCAGATAGATACCACCAGTGTTTTCTACCCTGTGGTATCCCAAAAAATTAATTTAGCCCTGAATAATTACAATAAAGCAGTTAAACTGCAAAAAAGTGGTTTGAATGAAACGGAGATAAAAAAAGTGGAGAATCCTATTCAAATTAGTGAAGTTAAGGTTAACGAAAATGACAAAGCTGATGTTGCCCTAGATAACCCTTACTTTGTGGAGATCATGTATGGATTTATAGTCCCCTTTATTCTTCTTTTACCCTTCTTTTTGGCCAGTAACATTGTTACAGACAGTATTGTTGGTGAAAGAGAACGTAAAACATTTGAAGTTTTACTCATGACCCCTTTAACCAGTTTTATGGTTGTCCTAGGAAAAATTATACCTATACTCTCCTTTTCACTCATCCAAAGTGTTGCTTGGATAATATTGCTTAATTTTCTCCGTGTACCTATCTACAATCCCCTTTTATTATTCATACTCTTATTTTTCATTGGCCTTGGATTCATAGGGATTGGAGTGATATTATCTATGCTTGTAGATAGCACCAAAGAAGCCAATTCAGCAATAACCCTTGTCCTGGTGTTTGCTACATTTATACTTTTTGTCCCGCTTTTTGTTACTATACCCTATTTAGACGTAATTCTAAATATAATACCCACAGTTTTAATCGTAAAAATCGCTTCAAGCCCTTACATAAATCCTGAATTATTATTAGAGTTTATTCCCACCATATTATTGTCACTGATAATATTTTCAGTGGCGGTTAAGTATTTTAAACATGAAAGGACCATAAGACTTTGA